The proteins below are encoded in one region of Hordeum vulgare subsp. vulgare chromosome 3H, MorexV3_pseudomolecules_assembly, whole genome shotgun sequence:
- the LOC123439359 gene encoding G-type lectin S-receptor-like serine/threonine-protein kinase At2g19130: MDMVPLHILIGLLLLLHATTPCSSASGDTLAAGQVLTVGDKLVSANGRFALGFFQFRPPSNTTLSESIDTTSSNPDWYLGIWFDKIPVFTTVWVANREDPITDPKPSVTQLKISTDGNLVIIHHTVAIWSTRVVNKNRTQTNTINTTTAVLMDSGNLALQSSSGQPLWESFDYPTDVVLPGAKFGWNKVTGLNRRAISRKSILDPGLGSYIVELDTSGKGIVLQRRNPSVVYRVYAPESSEILKLLPRIQKILELDPRTKGLIVPNYTNNEEEEYYIYISPDKSASSFLSLDVSGQIKLNIWSEASKSWQPVFADPVDVCTPPVTCGPFTVCAGNAEPPCDCMENFSKKSPQHWALGDRTQGCIRNTQLYCTNDKNTTSSTDMFHPIARVTLPYNSQSLNLATTRSKCEEACLGSCSCMAYSYSNSNCSVWHGELLAVNLDDGIEISSEDTLYLRLAAKDLPSLPKDKRKPNVGVVTAASIGSFGLLMLILLVIWRKQIGWCGAPLYGNQGPSGIIAFRYTDLAHATKNFSEKLGTGGFGSVYKGALSDSTAIAVKRLDGALQGEKQFRAEVSSIGLIQHVNLVKLIGFCCQGDNRLLVYEHMLNGSLDGHLFKSNAFVLSWDIRYQIVLGIARGLSYMHQSCRECIIHCDIKPENILLDASFFPKIADFGMAAFVGRNFSRVLTTFRGTVGYLAPEWLSGVAITPKVDVYSFGMVLFEIISGRRNLPEACTGSGAGDRVEYFPVQVISKLCGGDMHSLVDPQLHVDFDLKQAERVCKVALWCIQDDESDRPTMGEVVRVLEGLQEIDMFPMPKLLAAITGRPNVTSV; the protein is encoded by the coding sequence ATGGACATGGTTCCCCTCCACATATTGatcggccttctcctcctcttgcACGCCACTACTCCATGCTCCTCGGCAAGTGGCGATACTCTCGCGGCGGGCCAGGTGCTCACCGTCGGGGACAAGCTCGTCTCAGCAAACGGCAGGTTCGCGCTCGGCTTCTTCCAGTTCCGGCCTCCAAGCAACACTACTCTTAGTGAGTCCATAGACACCACCTCCTCAAACCCCGACTGGTACCTCGGCATATGGTTCGACAAGATACCGGTTTTCACAACCGTGTGGGTCGCCAATAGGGAAGACCCAATCACCGACCCCAAGCCCAGCGTCACACAACTCAAAATCTCAACCGATGGCAACCTTGTCATCATACACCATACCGTTGCAATCTGGTCCACTCGTGTTGTAAACAAGAATAGGACACAAACCAACACCATAAACACCACGACTGCGGTCCTCATGGACAGTGGAAACCTAGCCCTTCAATCATCATCTGGCCAACCGTTGTGGGAAAGCTTCGATTACCCAACTGATGTTGTGCTCCCCGGCGCCAAATTTGGTTGGAACAAGGTCACCGGCTTGAACCGTCGGGCAATCTCGAGAAAGAGCATCCTTGATCCGGGGCTTGGCTCATATATCGTCGAGCTGGATACCAGTGGCAAGGGGATTGTCCTCCAGCGCCGCAATCCCTCTGTAGTGTATCGGGTTTATGCGCCTGAATCATCAGAGATACTGAAACTTTTGCCCAGAATCCAGAAGATTCTAGAACTGGATCCACGCACAAAAGGTTTGATTGTCCCAAATTATACCAATAACGAAGAAGAGGAGTACTATATTTACATCTCACCAGATAAATCAGCTTCTTCATTTCTCTCGCTAGACGTCTCTGGTCAGATCAAGCTGAATATCTGGTCCGAAGCCAGCAAAAGTTGGCAACCCGTATTTGCCGACCCTGTTGATGTCTGCACTCCACCTGTAACCTGCGGACCTTTCACGGTATGTGCCGGCAATGCGGAACCACCATGTGATTGCATGGAGAACTTCTCTAAGAAGTCACCGCAGCATTGGGCATTGGGTGATCGAACACAAGGGTGCATTAGAAATACACAGCTATATTGCACCAATGACAAGAACACGACAAGCTCAACAGACATGTTTCACCCCATTGCCCGAGTAACATTGCCCTACAACTCGCAAAGCTTAAACCTTGCCACCACTCGTAGTAAGTGTGAGGAAGCTTGTCTCGGCTCGTGCTCCTGCATGGCTTATTCCTATAGCAATAGCAATTGCTCTGTCTGGCATGGGGAACTGCTTGCTGTAAATCTCGATGATGGCATTGAAATTAGTTCTGAAGATACTCTTTACCTCCGCCTTGCCGCCAAAGATCTGCCAAGTTTgccaaaagacaaaagaaaaccaaaTGTTGGAGTTGTTACTGCTGCAAGCATTGGTAGTTTTGGGTTACTAATGCTTATATTGTTAGTGATTTGGAGGAAACAAATTGGTTGGTGTGGTGCCCCATTATACGGCAATCAAGGACCCAGTGGGATTATCGCATTTAGATACACTGATTTAGCTCATGCTACTAAAAATTTCTCTGAAAAACTGGGAACAGGTGGTTTTGGTTCTGTATATAAGGGAGCACTAAGTGACTCGACTGCTATAGCGGTAAAAAGGCTTGATGGTGCCCTTCAGGGTGAGAAGCAATTCAGAGCTGAGGTGAGCTCAATTGGATTGATTCAACATGTCAACCTAGTCAAATTGATCGGCTTCTGTTGCCAAGGTGATAACAGATTACTTGTGTATGAGCATATGTTAAATGGATCTCTTGACGGTCATCTATTTAAGAGCAATGCCTTTGTCCTGAGTTGGGACATTAGGTATCAGATAGTCCTAGGAATCGCTAGAGGACTATCCTACATGCATCAGAGTTGTCGGGAGTGCATCATACACTGCGATATTAAGCCAGAGAACATTCTTCTCGATGCATCATTTTTCCCTAAAATTGCAGACTTTGGGATGGCAGCTTTTGTGGGCAGAAATTTTAGCCGAGTCTTGACTACATTCAGAGGAACCGTAGGTTATCTTGCGCCAGAGTGGCTTAGTGGAGTTGCTATCACACCCAAAGTTGATGTTTACAGCTTTGGCATGGTACTGTTTGAGATCATATCAGGAAGGAGAAATTTACCTGAAGCTTGTACTGGCAGCGGTGCCGGTGATCGTGTTGAATATTTCCCTGTGCAAGTCATCAGCAAGCTTTGTGGGGGAGATATGCACAGTTT